A region of Candidatus Cloacimonadota bacterium DNA encodes the following proteins:
- a CDS encoding phosphatase PAP2 family protein, which translates to MPPGLRKNKDTQPVHSVSAPRQFLSAIDKITLAYCAWFIIYMTVGIFLGRAINAGIHLPLYLLIVAFVLLLALAERKLDLSAKPWLLQALRFVRGIYPVFLFAYYYSSLRSVSLIIFPEWLDPWFMDMDSKIWGYLPSLEWGRRCSQFFFQELFHFAYFCYYPLIVGLPLYLYLKNKPAFKELIFNITFVFYACYIFYSIFPVVGGRFHTESYRLSQAFRGGIFTRIMAFIYNHSGHWGGAFPSSHVAIAVVLTIAGFKFTGKWGYLFAVISVFLSVATVYCHYHWFVDAVAGLFTGILGYFAANWTRRKLERDPIP; encoded by the coding sequence ATGCCGCCCGGGCTCCGGAAAAACAAGGACACCCAACCGGTCCATAGCGTTTCAGCCCCACGCCAGTTTTTGAGCGCTATCGACAAGATCACCCTGGCCTATTGCGCCTGGTTCATTATCTACATGACGGTCGGTATCTTTCTGGGCCGGGCTATCAACGCCGGGATCCATCTGCCCCTGTATCTGCTGATTGTCGCCTTCGTTCTGCTGCTGGCCTTGGCTGAGCGCAAGCTGGACCTTTCCGCCAAACCCTGGCTGCTCCAAGCCTTGCGTTTCGTCCGCGGCATCTATCCGGTGTTCCTATTTGCCTATTATTACAGTTCCCTGCGCTCGGTGTCTCTCATCATCTTCCCCGAATGGCTGGACCCCTGGTTCATGGATATGGACAGCAAGATCTGGGGTTACCTGCCCTCCCTGGAATGGGGGCGCAGATGCAGCCAGTTTTTCTTTCAGGAACTTTTCCACTTCGCCTATTTCTGCTACTATCCCTTGATCGTAGGCCTGCCTCTGTACCTCTATCTCAAAAACAAGCCGGCTTTCAAGGAATTGATCTTCAACATCACTTTCGTGTTTTACGCCTGCTACATTTTCTACAGCATCTTCCCCGTGGTTGGAGGCCGCTTCCACACTGAATCATATCGGCTTTCCCAAGCTTTCCGCGGGGGAATCTTCACCCGTATCATGGCATTCATCTACAACCACAGCGGCCATTGGGGAGGAGCTTTTCCCAGTTCCCATGTGGCCATAGCGGTGGTGTTGACTATCGCGGGATTCAAATTCACCGGCAAATGGGGATACCTGTTTGCCGTGATTTCCGTATTCCTCTCCGTCGCCACTGTCTATTGCCATTATCACTGGTTTGTGGACGCGGTAGCCGGATTGTTCACCGGGATTTTGGGATATTTTGCCGCCAACTGGACCCGCCGTAAACTGGAGAGAGACCCAATACCATGA
- a CDS encoding YggS family pyridoxal phosphate-dependent enzyme, with amino-acid sequence MSSIADNLNRVREKIEQTLQRCGRTGSEVTLVAVTKTHSVETVDEALSLGIRHIGENKVQEALRKIPMLSQPYDGFHFIGHLQSNKINNLLSLKPVLIQSVDSLHIAQKLNRSLGNKNLTQDILVQVNTTAETSKSGVSLANAEEMLWQIAALPCLRVRGLMTIGLMSIDAERTRPYFRQLRELRDKIGRQNIPGVELDYLSMGMSDDFEVALEEGSNMLRLGSVLFGQRNYGGGQ; translated from the coding sequence ATGTCCTCCATTGCGGACAATCTGAACAGGGTTCGGGAAAAGATAGAGCAAACGCTGCAGAGATGTGGGCGAACCGGCTCTGAAGTGACACTCGTAGCCGTTACAAAAACCCATTCGGTGGAAACTGTTGATGAGGCTTTGAGCTTGGGAATCCGGCACATCGGAGAAAACAAGGTGCAAGAAGCCTTGCGCAAAATCCCAATGCTCAGCCAGCCTTATGACGGCTTTCATTTCATCGGACATTTGCAATCCAACAAAATAAACAACCTTTTGAGCCTGAAACCCGTTCTGATCCAGTCTGTGGACAGCCTGCACATCGCCCAGAAACTGAACCGATCCCTGGGCAATAAAAACCTCACGCAGGACATTCTGGTGCAGGTGAACACCACGGCGGAAACAAGCAAAAGCGGCGTGAGCCTAGCCAACGCTGAGGAAATGCTCTGGCAGATTGCGGCACTGCCCTGTCTGCGCGTGCGCGGCCTGATGACCATAGGTTTGATGAGCATCGACGCGGAGCGGACCAGGCCCTACTTCCGGCAATTACGGGAACTTCGGGACAAGATCGGCAGGCAAAACATCCCGGGAGTGGAGCTTGACTATCTCTCCATGGGAATGAGCGATGATTTCGAGGTGGCACTGGAAGAAGGCTCAAACATGCTGCGGCTGGGCTCCGTGCTGTTTGGGCAAAGAAACTACGGGGGCGGCCAGTGA